One genomic region from Nerophis ophidion isolate RoL-2023_Sa unplaced genomic scaffold, RoL_Noph_v1.0 HiC_scaffold_33, whole genome shotgun sequence encodes:
- the LOC133546586 gene encoding oocyte zinc finger protein XlCOF8.4-like isoform X3 yields MSTLQMLRALVDQRLTAAVEEIFVVLERTIAEYQAELSRTKEENNQLLDAVFKKHQVVLHRTDVEEHIFREQEEEPQSPHIKEEVETPQTHSVKLTLHIKGQAEDPLNLHIKNKEEDPLTPHIKQEEEYPLTPYFKEEEEDQEPPQIKEEEEEKGISQPKWLEEFPVTGVPVKSEDDEVKGESEERGGGEPPSSSSTQHMTTEADGDHCGGSQADKLLAPLSDSEDTTSHSPDTDDEDSKDDKTCHTDNTHFTSSHCHKTFKYHSLLKVHMRTHTGEKPFSCSLCSKGFAQSHDLKRHMRTHTGEKPFSCSICGKGFTQRQNLKVHMRTHW; encoded by the exons atgtctacattacaaatgttgagagcgttggtggatcagcgactaactgctgccgttgaagaaatatttgtagtgttagaaagaacgatagcagaataccaggcggaactttctagaacaaaagaggaaaacaatcaactactggacgctgttttcaagaaacatcaagttgtgttacacagaacag ATGTCGAAGAACATATTTTTCGTGAGCAGGAagaggaaccacagtccccccacattaaagaggaagttgagacgccacagacccatagtgttaaactgacccttcacattaaagggcaagcggaggacccactgaacttacacatcaaaaataaagaggaggacccactgacccctcacattaaacagGAAGAGGAGTACCCACTGACCCCTTacttcaaagaggaagaggaggaccaagagccgccgcagattaaagaggaagaggaggaaaagggcatcagtcagcctaaatggttggaggagttcccagtgactggtgtccctgtgaagagtgaagatgatgaggtgaaaggtgaaagtgaggagaggggagggggggagcctccaagcagcagctcaacacaacacatgacaacagaagctgatggagaccactgtggaggatcacaagcagacaagctcttagctccactatcagatagtgaggacacaacgtcacactctcctgacactgatgatgaagactctaaagatgataagacatgtcacactgacaacactcacttcacatcttctcactgtcacaaaacctttaaataccatagtcttctgaaagtacacatgagaacacacactggagaaaaacctttttcttgttcactctgtagtaaaggttttgcacaaagtcacgatttgaaaagacacatgagaacacacactggagaaaaacctttttcttgttcaatatgtggtaaaggttttacacaacgtcaaaatttgaaagtacacatgagaacacactggtga
- the LOC133546586 gene encoding oocyte zinc finger protein XlCOF8.4-like isoform X4, translated as MSTQDARDQTSKLADVEEHIFREQEEEPQSPHIKEEVETPQTHSVKLTLHIKGQAEDPLNLHIKNKEEDPLTPHIKQEEEYPLTPYFKEEEEDQEPPQIKEEEEEKGISQPKWLEEFPVTGVPVKSEDDEVKGESEERGGGEPPSSSSTQHMTTEADGDHCGGSQADKLLAPLSDSEDTTSHSPDTDDEDSKDDKTCHTDNTHFTSSHCHKTFKYHSLLKVHMRTHTGEKPFSCSLCSKGFAQSHDLKRHMRTHTGEKPFSCSICGKGFTQRQNLKVHMRTHW; from the exons ATGTCAACTCAAGATGCAcgggaccagacaagcaagttagcag ATGTCGAAGAACATATTTTTCGTGAGCAGGAagaggaaccacagtccccccacattaaagaggaagttgagacgccacagacccatagtgttaaactgacccttcacattaaagggcaagcggaggacccactgaacttacacatcaaaaataaagaggaggacccactgacccctcacattaaacagGAAGAGGAGTACCCACTGACCCCTTacttcaaagaggaagaggaggaccaagagccgccgcagattaaagaggaagaggaggaaaagggcatcagtcagcctaaatggttggaggagttcccagtgactggtgtccctgtgaagagtgaagatgatgaggtgaaaggtgaaagtgaggagaggggagggggggagcctccaagcagcagctcaacacaacacatgacaacagaagctgatggagaccactgtggaggatcacaagcagacaagctcttagctccactatcagatagtgaggacacaacgtcacactctcctgacactgatgatgaagactctaaagatgataagacatgtcacactgacaacactcacttcacatcttctcactgtcacaaaacctttaaataccatagtcttctgaaagtacacatgagaacacacactggagaaaaacctttttcttgttcactctgtagtaaaggttttgcacaaagtcacgatttgaaaagacacatgagaacacacactggagaaaaacctttttcttgttcaatatgtggtaaaggttttacacaacgtcaaaatttgaaagtacacatgagaacacactggtga